One window of the Kiloniellales bacterium genome contains the following:
- a CDS encoding sarcosine oxidase subunit gamma family protein, translating to MADLMIRQSALAQLGLDGRARPERGEAGVALAEKPFRAIVNLRGNPEDAAVLAAVEGALGLALPLAPNTTATQGKTTAFWLGPDEWWIVTAEPAADHAARLRTTLAGLHAAVTEVGESRSCIEVSGPRARDLLAKACPLDLHPRVFAPGACAQSQLAKTSGLLHQTSEEPAYDLYVLRSFAEYLWHWLEDAGQEYGVAVVRRG from the coding sequence GTGGCTGACCTGATGATCCGCCAGAGCGCCCTGGCGCAGCTCGGCCTCGACGGCCGCGCCCGTCCCGAGCGCGGCGAGGCCGGCGTCGCCCTGGCCGAGAAGCCGTTCCGCGCCATCGTCAACCTGCGCGGCAACCCCGAGGACGCCGCCGTCCTGGCCGCCGTCGAGGGCGCCCTCGGCCTCGCGCTGCCGCTCGCCCCCAACACCACGGCGACCCAGGGCAAGACCACCGCCTTCTGGCTCGGCCCCGACGAATGGTGGATCGTCACCGCCGAGCCCGCGGCCGATCACGCCGCCCGCCTGCGCACCACCCTGGCCGGCCTCCACGCCGCGGTCACCGAGGTCGGCGAGAGCCGGAGCTGCATCGAGGTCTCCGGCCCCCGGGCCCGCGACCTCCTCGCCAAGGCCTGCCCCCTCGACCTCCACCCCCGCGTCTTCGCGCCCGGCGCCTGCGCCCAGAGCCAGCTCGCCAAGACCAGCGGCCTGCTCCACCAGACCTCCGAGGAACCCGCCTACGACCTCTACGTCCTCCGCTCCTTCGCCGAATACCTCTGGCACTGGCTGGAAGACGCGGGGCAGGAGTACGGGGTGGCGGTGGTGAGGCGGGGTTGA
- a CDS encoding ATP-binding protein has protein sequence MQLWEDLKERRGQAIAEICSLQQAESQDLEFKQKSDVSNPILNKDDKRNLGRSLSGFSNATGGVLIWGVETGKSSDDESLAKSPKPIFSYDRFARNLSALIPEYLSPPNLSIEILPIESAANDGSGFVAIRVEASDKRPHMSLAPGHNTYFLRVGDVTHPMVDFQVRDMLRIQTAPVLKMGYLFEKTSISGAVHGAELILTVANESDISANHPYLLVLERGGAVGSSKAKLNFERIEPADRSTLCYHAINQCILHPGIELRAVAFLGIRFQKSNSGVYFRSDKEGNAVKSEIYIKAAVGCEHTRAREVELRIDSKEMELIAMRTVEDWGYLGKKRF, from the coding sequence TTGCCGAGATTTGTTCCCTGCAGCAAGCCGAATCCCAGGATTTAGAGTTCAAGCAAAAGAGTGATGTAAGTAATCCAATATTGAATAAGGACGACAAAAGAAATCTTGGGAGGTCTTTGTCTGGCTTTAGCAACGCAACTGGTGGAGTCTTAATCTGGGGTGTCGAAACCGGAAAGAGTTCGGATGACGAATCGCTTGCAAAAAGCCCCAAACCAATTTTCAGCTATGATAGATTCGCGAGGAATCTTAGTGCGCTGATTCCGGAGTACCTATCGCCGCCAAACCTGTCAATTGAAATTCTGCCAATCGAGTCCGCCGCTAATGATGGGTCAGGATTTGTCGCAATCCGAGTCGAAGCGTCGGATAAACGCCCTCATATGAGCCTAGCACCGGGACACAATACCTACTTCTTGCGTGTTGGCGATGTGACGCATCCGATGGTCGATTTCCAAGTTCGAGATATGTTGCGAATTCAGACGGCGCCGGTTCTCAAAATGGGATACCTTTTTGAGAAGACGAGCATTTCTGGAGCTGTTCATGGGGCCGAGCTTATTTTGACAGTTGCGAACGAAAGCGACATTTCGGCAAATCATCCTTACCTTCTAGTTCTAGAACGTGGTGGAGCAGTAGGATCCTCCAAGGCCAAGCTGAATTTTGAGCGAATTGAACCTGCGGACCGATCGACTTTGTGCTACCATGCTATTAATCAGTGTATCTTGCATCCAGGAATTGAATTAAGAGCTGTGGCCTTCTTGGGGATTCGGTTTCAGAAATCGAATTCCGGCGTTTATTTCCGATCAGACAAAGAAGGTAATGCGGTGAAATCAGAGATTTATATCAAGGCCGCTGTAGGCTGTGAGCACACTAGAGCGAGAGAGGTTGAGCTGCGCATTGACAGTAAAGAAATGGAGTTGATCGCCATGAGAACAGTTGAGGATTGGGGATATCTTGGGAAAAAGAGGTTCTAG